One segment of Streptomyces sp. XD-27 DNA contains the following:
- a CDS encoding 2-oxoacid:acceptor oxidoreductase subunit alpha — protein MTSQVSTSAEQAEPTEPTDGAALVGGQRQPDGTKEVRRLDRVIIRFAGDSGDGMQLTGDRFTSETASFGNDLSTLPNFPAEIRAPAGTLPGVSSFQLHFADHDILTPGDAPNVLVAMNPAALKANIGDVPRGAEIIVNTDEFTKRPMAKVGYDTSPLEDGSLDGYNVHPVPLTTLTVEALKDFGLSRKEAERSKNMFALGLLSWMYHRPTEGTESFLRKKFARKPEIAEANVAAFRAGWNFGETTEDFAVSFEVAPATKAFPPGTYRNISGNLALSYGLVAASRQADLPLYLGSYPITPASDILHELSKHKNFGVRTFQAEDEIAGIGAALGAAFGGSLAVTTTSGPGVALKSETIGLAVSLELPLLVVDIQRGGPSTGLPTKTEQADLLQAMYGRNGEAPVPVVAPRTPADCFDAALEAARIALTYRTPVFLLSDGYLANGSEPWRVPDIDELPDLRVRFATGPNHVLDDGTEVFWPYKRDPQTLARPWAVPGTPGLEHRIGGIEKQDGTGNISYDPANHDHMVRTRQAKIDGIDVPDVAVDDPEGQAKVLVLGWGSTYGPITAAVRRIRAAGGAIAQAHLRHLNPFPRNLGEVLGRYEKVVVPEMNLGQLATLLRATYLVDTRSITQVRGLPFKAEQLAQALKEAIDD, from the coding sequence GTGACCAGCCAGGTCAGTACATCGGCCGAACAGGCCGAGCCCACCGAGCCGACGGACGGGGCCGCGCTCGTCGGCGGACAGCGGCAACCGGACGGCACCAAGGAGGTCCGCCGCCTGGACCGGGTGATCATCCGGTTCGCGGGCGACTCGGGTGACGGTATGCAGCTCACCGGCGACCGGTTCACCTCGGAGACGGCGTCCTTCGGAAACGATCTGTCGACGCTCCCGAACTTCCCGGCGGAGATCCGCGCCCCTGCCGGGACCCTGCCGGGTGTCTCATCGTTCCAGCTGCACTTCGCCGACCACGACATCCTCACCCCGGGTGACGCCCCCAACGTGCTGGTGGCGATGAATCCGGCGGCGCTCAAGGCGAACATCGGCGATGTGCCGCGGGGCGCGGAGATCATCGTGAACACCGACGAGTTCACCAAGCGCCCGATGGCGAAGGTCGGGTACGACACCAGTCCGCTGGAGGACGGGTCGCTGGACGGCTACAACGTCCACCCGGTGCCGCTGACCACGCTGACCGTCGAGGCGCTCAAGGACTTCGGGCTCTCCCGGAAGGAGGCGGAGCGCAGCAAGAACATGTTCGCGCTCGGCCTGCTGTCGTGGATGTACCACCGGCCCACCGAGGGCACCGAGAGCTTCCTGCGCAAGAAGTTCGCCAGGAAGCCGGAGATCGCCGAGGCGAACGTCGCGGCGTTCCGCGCGGGCTGGAACTTCGGCGAGACCACCGAGGACTTCGCCGTCTCCTTCGAGGTGGCCCCGGCGACCAAGGCGTTCCCGCCCGGCACGTACCGCAACATCTCCGGGAACCTGGCCCTGTCCTACGGGCTGGTCGCCGCCTCCCGGCAGGCGGATCTGCCGCTCTACCTGGGCTCGTACCCGATCACCCCGGCCTCGGACATCCTGCACGAGCTGTCCAAGCACAAGAACTTCGGTGTGCGCACCTTCCAGGCGGAGGACGAGATCGCCGGGATCGGCGCGGCGCTGGGCGCGGCGTTCGGCGGGTCGCTGGCGGTCACCACGACCTCCGGCCCGGGTGTGGCGCTGAAGTCGGAGACCATCGGCCTGGCGGTCTCGCTGGAGCTGCCGCTGCTGGTGGTGGACATCCAGCGCGGCGGCCCGTCGACGGGGCTGCCGACCAAGACCGAGCAGGCGGACCTCCTCCAGGCGATGTACGGGCGCAACGGCGAGGCTCCGGTGCCCGTGGTGGCGCCGCGCACTCCGGCGGACTGCTTCGACGCGGCGCTGGAGGCCGCCCGGATCGCGCTGACGTACCGCACCCCGGTGTTCCTGCTGTCGGACGGATACCTGGCCAACGGTTCGGAGCCATGGCGGGTCCCGGACATCGACGAACTGCCCGACCTGCGGGTGCGGTTCGCCACCGGACCGAACCATGTGCTGGACGACGGCACCGAGGTGTTCTGGCCGTACAAGCGCGACCCGCAGACCCTGGCCCGGCCCTGGGCGGTGCCGGGCACTCCCGGTCTCGAGCACCGCATCGGCGGGATCGAGAAGCAGGACGGCACGGGCAACATCTCCTACGACCCGGCCAACCACGACCACATGGTCCGGACCCGCCAGGCCAAGATCGACGGTATCGACGTCCCCGACGTCGCGGTGGACGACCCGGAGGGCCAGGCCAAGGTGCTGGTGCTGGGCTGGGGCTCGACGTACGGGCCCATCACCGCGGCCGTCCGCCGCATCCGGGCCGCGGGGGGCGCCATCGCGCAGGCGCACCTGCGCCACCTCAACCCGTTCCCGCGGAATCTCGGTGAGGTGCTGGGACGTTACGAGAAGGTGGTCGTCCCCGAGATGAACCTCGGCCAGCTCGCGACCCTGCTCCGGGCGACGTACCTGGTCGACACCCGCTCCATCACCCAGGTCCGGGGTCTGCCGTTCAAGGCCGAGCAGCTCGCACAGGCCCTTAAGGAGGCCATCGATGACTGA
- a CDS encoding response regulator transcription factor, whose protein sequence is MRVVIAEDSVLLREGLTRLLTDRGHDVVAGVGDAEALLKSVRELADEGALPDVVVADVRMPPTHTDEGVRAAVRLRQDHPGLGVLVLSQYVEEQYATELLAGSSTGVGYLLKDRVAEVREFVDAVVRVAEGGTALDPEVVAQLLGRSRKQDVLAALTPREREVLGLMAEGRTNSAIAKQLVISPGAVEKHVSNIFLKLGLSPSDGDHRRVLAVLTYLRS, encoded by the coding sequence GTGCGGGTGGTCATCGCCGAGGACTCGGTGCTGCTTCGGGAGGGCCTGACCCGGCTGCTGACCGACCGGGGTCATGACGTCGTGGCGGGTGTGGGGGACGCGGAAGCGCTGCTGAAGTCGGTGCGGGAGCTGGCGGACGAGGGCGCGCTGCCGGATGTGGTGGTGGCCGACGTGCGGATGCCGCCGACCCATACGGACGAGGGGGTGCGGGCGGCGGTGCGGCTGCGGCAGGACCACCCGGGGCTGGGGGTGCTCGTGCTGTCTCAGTACGTGGAGGAGCAGTACGCCACGGAGCTGCTGGCCGGCAGCAGCACGGGGGTCGGCTATCTGCTCAAGGACCGGGTGGCCGAGGTGCGGGAGTTCGTGGACGCGGTGGTGCGCGTCGCCGAGGGCGGTACGGCGCTGGACCCGGAGGTCGTCGCCCAGTTGCTGGGGCGCAGCCGGAAGCAGGACGTCCTGGCGGCGCTCACCCCGCGGGAGCGGGAGGTCCTGGGCCTGATGGCCGAGGGCCGCACGAACTCCGCGATCGCCAAGCAGTTGGTGATCAGCCCCGGGGCCGTCGAGAAGCACGTCAGCAACATCTTCCTCAAGCTCGGGCTGTCGCCGAGCGACGGTGATCACCGGCGGGTGCTGGCGGTGCTGACGTACCTCAGGTCCTGA
- a CDS encoding response regulator transcription factor produces MIRVALVDDGMLFRAGLRMLLESEDDLSVVAEESGGRAVPLVRSAWPDVVLLGVRAPGGSELATLCQLRALPKPPAVVMLSTFESDGYVEEALANGAAGFLLKDSDPQQLTRAVRAAAEGGWAFSPPIAQAVVAGYLRAAAAAPAHPVGASPHRSGPAAHPLVSGLTDREREVLGLLGAGLSNREIAEALSISVETVKDHVGAVFCKLGTGNRVRAAMIAWRAGLAREPLAAA; encoded by the coding sequence GTGATTCGTGTTGCCTTGGTTGACGACGGCATGCTTTTCAGAGCGGGCCTGCGGATGTTGCTGGAATCGGAGGACGACCTGTCCGTCGTGGCCGAGGAGTCGGGTGGTCGAGCCGTCCCGCTCGTGCGGTCGGCGTGGCCGGATGTCGTCCTTCTGGGGGTGCGCGCACCAGGGGGTTCGGAACTCGCCACGCTGTGCCAATTGCGCGCCCTGCCCAAACCGCCCGCGGTTGTCATGCTCTCAACTTTCGAGTCCGACGGGTACGTGGAGGAGGCGCTGGCCAACGGGGCGGCGGGGTTCCTTCTGAAAGACAGCGATCCGCAGCAGCTGACCCGCGCGGTGCGCGCGGCCGCCGAGGGCGGCTGGGCCTTCTCGCCGCCGATCGCCCAGGCCGTCGTCGCCGGGTATCTGCGCGCGGCCGCCGCGGCGCCCGCGCACCCGGTCGGCGCCTCGCCGCACCGCTCCGGGCCGGCGGCGCATCCTCTGGTGAGCGGGCTGACGGACCGGGAGCGCGAGGTGCTGGGGCTGCTGGGCGCCGGGCTGTCCAACCGGGAGATCGCGGAGGCGCTGTCGATCAGTGTCGAGACGGTGAAGGACCACGTCGGCGCGGTGTTCTGCAAGCTCGGCACCGGCAACCGGGTGCGTGCCGCCATGATCGCTTGGCGGGCCGGTCTCGCCCGGGAGCCGCTGGCGGCGGCGTAG
- a CDS encoding ABC transporter ATP-binding protein, with translation MPATTPAAQPATVPAAPVIDARDLAYRYPSDAGLHGADLLVRPGDMIAITGPSGSGKSTLLALLGMILAPRSGTLRIAGRDVAELSPRERDALRADSVGIVLQDLGLLPFLNAWQNVAAAFGPRFSRHEEEARDMLARLGLGDLADAPATELSGGQRQRVAIARAAVKRPAIVLADEPTASLDDANATAVLDALTAAAEGGAAVLLATHDARAAAACARQLRLVDGRLESGPEEAEPNGAQPGGDVNPDGDDAHHGDDAHHGDDALNGDDAHHGDDALNGGDAGKES, from the coding sequence ATGCCCGCGACTACGCCCGCAGCCCAGCCCGCGACCGTGCCCGCCGCACCGGTGATCGACGCCCGGGACCTCGCCTATCGCTACCCGTCGGACGCCGGTCTGCACGGTGCCGACCTCCTCGTACGGCCCGGGGACATGATCGCGATCACCGGCCCTTCGGGATCGGGCAAGAGCACCCTGCTCGCCCTCCTCGGCATGATCCTCGCCCCGCGCTCCGGCACGCTGCGGATCGCCGGGCGCGACGTCGCCGAGCTGTCGCCGCGCGAGCGCGACGCCCTGCGGGCGGACTCGGTGGGCATCGTGCTCCAGGACCTGGGGCTGCTGCCGTTTCTCAACGCGTGGCAGAACGTCGCCGCCGCCTTCGGACCCCGGTTCTCCCGGCACGAGGAGGAGGCGCGGGACATGCTCGCCCGCCTCGGCCTCGGCGACCTCGCGGACGCGCCCGCCACCGAGCTGTCGGGCGGCCAGCGGCAGCGCGTCGCCATCGCCCGCGCGGCGGTGAAGCGGCCCGCGATCGTTCTCGCCGACGAGCCCACCGCCAGCCTGGACGACGCCAACGCCACCGCTGTCCTGGACGCCCTCACCGCGGCGGCCGAGGGCGGTGCCGCGGTCCTGCTGGCCACCCACGACGCCCGGGCCGCGGCGGCGTGCGCGCGACAACTGCGCCTGGTGGACGGCCGCCTGGAATCCGGCCCGGAAGAGGCCGAACCGAACGGCGCGCAGCCGGGCGGCGACGTGAACCCCGACGGCGACGACGCGCACCACGGCGACGACGCGCACCACGGCGATGACGCGCTCAACGGCGACGACGCGCACCACGGCGACGACGCGCTCAACGGCGGCGACGCCGGAAAGGAGTCCTGA
- a CDS encoding FtsX-like permease family protein: MWRWSWHTWRRAGLSLRGTAPLLAAMTALLALCAGTAAGAAAAVERDVLTTGGLTQIELASFEGSDSVRKLSTANLREAAKVPGVTRVSADYVSSIHTADSAEKAPTFLLQTHTLGLEDDLPMVKGELPRDRKLKPGQVILPKTSQGVDYSAYVGRTLPAAYTKATGPDSGSSAEMNLKVVGVYDPSWQADGPDAAYLAEDTAAALAAARSMQPADKYKATEGAQSAIVAVTRQNQVREVTAALQKLDFSASPVSDRVRNLPGLFGAADLVARWAVVLLAAIAVAIGAVRAKDSVRSRLGQFAVLRVLGAGVRDLKGVLLGESLLTGAVAALTGAVAGVAGSALLSGQFSDLLGLPVSAADAVPGPGWLVLALLLPAAGLLAGTWLGARFALREDPYLVVRRHG, from the coding sequence ATGTGGCGCTGGAGTTGGCACACCTGGCGGCGCGCGGGCCTCTCGCTTCGCGGCACGGCCCCGCTGCTCGCCGCCATGACCGCGCTCCTCGCGCTGTGCGCGGGCACGGCGGCCGGTGCCGCCGCCGCCGTCGAGCGCGATGTCCTCACCACCGGTGGCCTCACTCAGATCGAGCTCGCCTCCTTCGAAGGCAGCGACTCCGTACGGAAGTTGAGCACGGCGAACCTCCGTGAGGCGGCGAAGGTCCCCGGCGTGACACGGGTCAGCGCCGACTACGTCTCCTCCATCCACACCGCCGACAGCGCCGAGAAGGCCCCGACCTTCCTGCTCCAGACCCACACGCTCGGTCTGGAGGACGACCTGCCGATGGTCAAGGGCGAGCTGCCGCGCGACCGGAAGCTGAAGCCGGGTCAGGTGATCCTGCCGAAGACATCCCAGGGCGTCGACTACTCCGCTTACGTCGGCCGGACGCTCCCGGCCGCCTATACCAAGGCCACCGGCCCGGACTCGGGCTCCAGCGCGGAGATGAACCTCAAGGTCGTGGGCGTCTACGACCCGAGCTGGCAGGCGGACGGGCCGGACGCCGCCTATCTCGCGGAGGACACCGCCGCCGCGCTCGCCGCGGCCCGGAGCATGCAGCCGGCCGACAAGTACAAGGCGACCGAGGGCGCGCAGTCCGCCATCGTGGCCGTGACCCGCCAGAACCAGGTGCGCGAGGTGACCGCGGCGCTGCAGAAGCTGGACTTCTCGGCTTCGCCGGTGTCCGACCGGGTGCGCAATCTGCCGGGGCTGTTCGGCGCGGCGGACCTGGTCGCGCGGTGGGCCGTGGTGCTGCTCGCGGCCATAGCCGTGGCCATCGGGGCGGTCCGGGCCAAGGACAGCGTGCGCTCGCGGCTCGGCCAGTTCGCCGTGCTGCGGGTGCTCGGCGCGGGCGTGCGCGACCTCAAGGGCGTACTGCTCGGCGAGAGCCTGCTCACCGGCGCCGTCGCCGCACTGACCGGTGCCGTCGCCGGCGTCGCCGGCTCCGCGCTGCTCAGTGGGCAGTTCAGCGACCTGCTCGGGTTGCCGGTGTCCGCCGCCGATGCCGTCCCCGGCCCCGGCTGGTTGGTCCTCGCCCTTCTGCTGCCCGCCGCGGGCCTCCTCGCGGGAACCTGGCTGGGCGCGCGGTTCGCGCTGCGGGAGGACCCGTACCTGGTCGTCCGCCGGCACGGCTAG
- a CDS encoding sensor histidine kinase: protein MASGSSDYGYGSEARSRAVPAALRAPFDGRTWREFLYLLLSLPMAVLTFVYAVAMLSLGVGLLITFLGVPVLGAALAGCRGLGVVERARARALLRVRVAEPEPVGSRRRRSGKSGLIAWVGALLKSGTSWRHALYAIVHFPWAVFAFVVALTFWVYGWATLTYPLWHWVIPRYTDAPGIQLFDDGKDRSFYIDTPFEVAATSAIGVLIVLAAPWLIRGLASVDRLLVSALLGPSRLETRVWELESDRGTVVDTAAADLRRIERDLHDGAQARLVALAMDLGLAKEKLLEDPDAAARMVDEAHGEVKLALQELRDLARGIHPAILTDRGLGPALSALAARCTVPVTVVVDLPARPAPAIEGIAYFTVSELLQNISKHSGAHSGAHRAAVDVWRSEDRMMLQVTDDGQGGAGTGQGSGLAGLAERLDAVDGLLVVVSPPGGPTTVTAELPWWG, encoded by the coding sequence ATGGCCAGCGGATCGAGCGACTACGGATACGGCTCGGAGGCCCGGAGCCGTGCGGTTCCCGCGGCGCTGCGCGCCCCCTTCGATGGCCGTACCTGGCGTGAGTTCCTCTATCTCCTGCTCAGTCTTCCGATGGCGGTCCTGACCTTCGTCTACGCCGTCGCGATGCTCTCGCTGGGCGTGGGGCTGCTGATCACCTTCCTGGGCGTGCCGGTGCTCGGCGCCGCGCTCGCGGGCTGCCGGGGGCTGGGGGTGGTGGAGCGGGCCCGCGCCCGCGCCCTGCTGCGGGTGCGGGTGGCCGAACCGGAGCCGGTCGGGTCCCGGAGGCGACGGAGCGGCAAGAGCGGCCTGATCGCCTGGGTCGGCGCGCTGCTCAAGAGCGGCACGTCGTGGCGGCACGCGCTGTACGCGATCGTCCACTTCCCGTGGGCCGTCTTCGCCTTCGTCGTCGCGTTGACGTTCTGGGTGTACGGCTGGGCGACACTGACCTATCCGCTGTGGCACTGGGTCATACCCCGGTACACCGACGCGCCCGGCATCCAGCTCTTCGACGACGGCAAGGACCGCAGCTTCTACATCGACACGCCGTTCGAGGTCGCGGCCACCAGCGCCATCGGAGTGCTGATCGTGCTGGCCGCGCCCTGGCTGATCCGGGGGCTGGCCTCCGTCGACCGGCTGCTGGTGTCGGCGCTGCTCGGTCCGTCGCGGTTGGAGACGCGGGTGTGGGAGCTGGAGTCGGACCGGGGGACGGTGGTCGACACCGCCGCCGCCGACCTGCGCCGCATCGAACGCGACCTCCACGACGGCGCTCAGGCCCGGCTCGTCGCCCTCGCCATGGACCTGGGCCTGGCCAAGGAGAAGCTCCTGGAAGACCCCGACGCCGCCGCCCGCATGGTCGACGAGGCCCACGGCGAGGTGAAACTCGCCCTCCAGGAACTCCGCGACCTCGCCCGCGGCATCCACCCCGCCATCCTCACCGACCGCGGCCTGGGCCCGGCGCTCTCGGCCCTGGCGGCACGCTGCACCGTGCCGGTGACGGTGGTCGTGGACCTGCCCGCGCGGCCTGCCCCGGCGATCGAGGGCATCGCCTACTTCACCGTCTCCGAGCTGCTGCAGAACATCAGCAAGCACAGCGGGGCGCACAGCGGGGCGCACCGCGCGGCAGTGGACGTGTGGCGGTCGGAGGACCGGATGATGCTCCAGGTCACGGACGACGGGCAGGGGGGCGCCGGGACCGGTCAGGGGTCCGGACTGGCCGGGCTCGCCGAGCGGCTGGACGCGGTGGACGGCCTCCTGGTCGTCGTCTCGCCGCCGGGCGGACCCACCACGGTGACGGCGGAGCTTCCGTGGTGGGGGTGA